One window from the genome of Helicoverpa armigera isolate CAAS_96S chromosome 4, ASM3070526v1, whole genome shotgun sequence encodes:
- the LOC110380978 gene encoding uncharacterized protein LOC110380978 — protein MKKFILSCLVLTASAWSRPFYPVRGPMRFTRFAPPPPGFRPHHHPSHLQLHSQPHAQAPAHLPQHRTPVESAELEEPQWQRPKRGHDDYDHDHDHRGTSGVTGPVHTFVKTDKNANYKWGVRHHVGDKYAS, from the exons atgaaaaag TTCATATTATCCTGCCTCGTACTAACAGCATCAGCATGGTCGCGCCCCTTCTATCCAGTGCGAGGACCGATGCGCTTCACCAGGTTCGCGCCGCCACCGCCAGGGTTCAGGCCGCATCATCATCCTTCGCATCTACAGCTGCATTCACAACCTCACGCTCAGGCGCCTGCTCATTTGCCACAGCATAGGACTCCTG TGGAATCAGCAGAACTAGAAGAGCCCCAATGGCAGCGACCAAAGCGTGGTCACGACGACTATGACCACGACCACGACCACCGCGGCACAAGCGGGGTCACCGGCCCCGTCCATACATTCGTGAAGACCGACAAGAATGCCAACTATAAGTGGGGTGTTAGACACCATGTGGGGGACAAGTACGCTTCTTAA